From Streptomyces sp. NBC_01551:
GGGGAGATCGAACTGGTAGGCCCAGACGGGACGCCCCGAGGCCGCCCTGGCCTCGGCCAGCCGCACGGCGGGCACCCGGAAGAGCTCGTCCGTGATCAGGTCCATCAGCACGTCGGCGGGGCGCGCCCCGGGCCGGGCCCGTTCGTACGCCGCGTACACCTCGGGCGCGGCCTCGGCGCCGAAGGTGTCGGCGATCCGGGCGATCACCCGGTCCTGGCCCGCGGCCGCGTACCCCGGGTCGAGGGCGAAGCCGAAGTTGGCCTCCTCGCGGGTCCAGCCGATCATCACGTCGATGCCGGTCGCGGCTCCGTGCAGCAGGGCCTCCACCGGGTGGCGCGTGAGGGTGACCCCGTCGATGACGGGCAGGAACGGGGTCGGCCAATAGCCCCAGCGCACGGTCCGGGCGAAGAGCCCGCCGGTCGCGCCGATCAGCGCGGGCCAGGGCAGCTCGCGCAGCTCCTCGACGGTCTTGACGCCGGCCAGCTCCAGATAGGCGGCGGTCCGCTCCAGGTAGGCGTCCGGGCCGGGGAGGTCGAGGCCGAAGGGCGGGCTCTGCAGGATCACGCGCCGGATCAGCCCCTGGGCCTCGGGGAGTCCGGCGAGGGCGGCGGTGGAGACCGCGCCGCCCGACTGCCCGGCGACGGTGATGTTCTGCGGGTCGCCGCCGAAGGAGGCGATGTGGGCGGCGATCCAGCGCAGGGCGGCGAGCTGGTCGCTGAGCCAGGGGTTCCCGGCGCCGTCGGGGTTGCCCTCCTCGGGGCCGGAGTAGAGGTAACCCAGCGGTCCGATGCGGTAGTTGATGCCGACCACGACGAGGTCGCCGTTCCGGGCGAAGGTCTCGCCGGAGTAGTTGGGCAGCGATCCGGAGCCCGAGACGAAGCCGCCTCCGTGGATCCAGACGAGCACCGGGCGCCGGGCGCCGTCGGCCGCGGGGGTCCAGATGTTCAGGGTCAGGCTGTCCTCGTCGAAGGGCGGCGAGCCGTGGCCGCCGAGGACCGGGTCCCCGCCTTCCGTGTACGGCTGAGGCGCGCTGGGCCCGTCGGTGGTGGCGTCCCGGGTGCCGCTCCAGCCCGGGTGCGGTCGCGCGGGGCGCCAGCGCAGGTCGCCGACGGGGGGTGCGGCGTAGGGCACGGCCCGGAACACGGCCACCCCGCCTTCGATCGCGCCGCGGAGGCGTCCTGCGGGGAGGTCCACCAGCGTGTGGTCCCGGGCCGGGGTCAGAGCCATGAGCCAAATCCTTCCTGGTCCGCACGCCGAGCACGCGCCGACCCGTCGAGGGTATTGCGGAAATTCATCGACCGTCAATGATTCGCGATATCGACTCTTCAGAGCCAGAGGCTGTTGGACGCCACCCGCTCCGCCTCCGTCTCCAGCAGGGGCGCGAACGCCCGCCACAGCACCAGGCCGGCTCCGGCCCCGGCGAGCGCGCCGGCCAGCGTGTCGGTGAACCACTGGGCGTGCAGCCAGGTGCGGCTCCACATCATGGCGCCG
This genomic window contains:
- a CDS encoding carboxylesterase/lipase family protein yields the protein MALTPARDHTLVDLPAGRLRGAIEGGVAVFRAVPYAAPPVGDLRWRPARPHPGWSGTRDATTDGPSAPQPYTEGGDPVLGGHGSPPFDEDSLTLNIWTPAADGARRPVLVWIHGGGFVSGSGSLPNYSGETFARNGDLVVVGINYRIGPLGYLYSGPEEGNPDGAGNPWLSDQLAALRWIAAHIASFGGDPQNITVAGQSGGAVSTAALAGLPEAQGLIRRVILQSPPFGLDLPGPDAYLERTAAYLELAGVKTVEELRELPWPALIGATGGLFARTVRWGYWPTPFLPVIDGVTLTRHPVEALLHGAATGIDVMIGWTREEANFGFALDPGYAAAGQDRVIARIADTFGAEAAPEVYAAYERARPGARPADVLMDLITDELFRVPAVRLAEARAASGRPVWAYQFDLPTPAYEGRLGAAHCLELPFVFANFDQWAHAPFLAGLDPAVRDGLAHTMHQAWIAFARTGDPNHPAMPTWDPYGADTRTTMRFDSVVTALGDLAGDARRLHAQAAGPLPA